In Candidatus Nitronauta litoralis, one DNA window encodes the following:
- a CDS encoding prephenate dehydrogenase/arogenate dehydrogenase family protein: MAIIGVGLLGGSLALAARERKLINTITGFGRNQDTLKRAQEKGVIDDWSADLREAVKDCDLVVLCSPVGTFMPRLKEMKSALKPGSIVTDVGSVKGDLVSQIENEMPEGATFVGAHPIAGSEKSGLDAAFKELFEGARCIVTPTDKTPIEAQDRMVKFWDALGMEVICMDPDEHDRVLGAVSHLPHVVAFALMNAVAKVTTKNYDDVLCFSGGGLRDITRIASSDPVMWRDISISNRKQVLTLIDEFQVQMDALKNMIDRKEAVRLEEAFAAANKNRIKLAKVDE, encoded by the coding sequence ATGGCCATCATCGGGGTCGGTCTGCTGGGTGGGTCACTTGCACTTGCCGCCCGCGAACGCAAACTGATCAACACCATCACCGGTTTCGGCCGCAATCAGGACACACTGAAACGGGCGCAGGAAAAGGGCGTGATCGATGACTGGTCCGCAGATTTAAGGGAAGCAGTCAAAGATTGCGATCTCGTGGTCCTGTGTTCACCGGTCGGCACCTTCATGCCGCGCCTCAAGGAAATGAAGTCCGCTTTGAAACCCGGCAGCATCGTCACCGATGTCGGCTCGGTCAAAGGCGACCTGGTCAGTCAGATAGAAAATGAAATGCCGGAAGGCGCCACCTTCGTTGGTGCGCACCCGATCGCCGGTAGTGAAAAGTCCGGACTCGATGCGGCTTTTAAGGAACTGTTCGAAGGAGCGCGTTGCATCGTGACCCCGACAGACAAGACACCCATTGAAGCTCAGGACCGTATGGTCAAATTCTGGGACGCCTTGGGGATGGAAGTCATCTGTATGGATCCGGACGAGCACGACCGGGTTCTTGGCGCGGTCAGCCACCTGCCCCACGTGGTGGCTTTTGCTTTGATGAACGCAGTGGCCAAGGTGACCACAAAAAATTACGACGACGTGCTTTGTTTCTCCGGCGGCGGATTGCGCGATATCACCCGCATCGCCTCAAGCGACCCTGTCATGTGGCGTGACATTTCGATATCCAATCGAAAACAGGTGCTGACATTGATCGACGAGTTTCAAGTACAAATGGATGCATTAAAAAATATGATCGACCGCAAAGAAGCCGTGCGTTTAGAGGAAGCGTTCGCAGCCGCCAACAAAAACCGAATAAAACTTGCGAAGGTTGACGAATGA
- a CDS encoding (d)CMP kinase, with protein MIIAIDGPAGSGKSTVARRIAQLLNFSYIETGSMYRAVAWKAKQLGIDANDKDRVAAVAMNLEINFEPTPEGQRLLADGEDLTGKLQNEIIGKLAAAVAANPAVRNVLVPKQQAMGRASDSVMDGRDIGTVVFPEAEKKFFLDADVKERARRRFEEIRDKHPGLTVDDVVSQVQQRDHEDRTREVSPLLQAKDAVAVDTTGKTVDQVVEEMMRHIQPVTNT; from the coding sequence ATGATCATCGCAATCGACGGCCCGGCGGGCAGCGGTAAAAGTACGGTAGCGAGGCGCATCGCGCAGTTGTTGAACTTCAGTTATATCGAAACCGGCTCCATGTATCGAGCTGTGGCCTGGAAAGCCAAACAACTGGGGATCGATGCCAACGACAAGGACCGTGTTGCCGCGGTGGCAATGAATCTGGAAATAAACTTTGAGCCGACACCTGAAGGACAACGCCTGCTTGCCGACGGAGAAGATTTAACAGGAAAGTTACAGAACGAGATCATCGGAAAACTCGCTGCAGCCGTGGCGGCCAATCCGGCAGTGCGCAACGTACTGGTTCCAAAACAGCAGGCCATGGGACGTGCTTCTGATTCCGTGATGGACGGACGCGACATCGGCACGGTGGTGTTTCCTGAAGCGGAGAAAAAGTTTTTTCTCGACGCGGACGTTAAAGAACGGGCAAGACGGCGCTTTGAAGAAATACGCGACAAGCATCCGGGACTCACGGTTGATGACGTGGTCTCGCAGGTACAGCAGCGCGACCACGAAGACCGTACGCGAGAGGTTTCACCTCTGTTGCAGGCGAAAGACGCGGTCGCCGTCGACACCACC